The DNA sequence CAAACATAATACTGGACATTATATTAGTGTCATGTACATCGTATCTAAACATAATacacaaataataatttttaatgtttCCGTTTTATTGTCTCTGTCTCAGTGTCATATTTTGTCCTGTCTCTTAAAACAAATGCAGCCTTAGAGATTAACTACATATGCAGTTAacttgaataattttttaaaaaattaatttttaaaaaaattttaataaaaaaaaagagataaaaaaaaaaacactcgAAGACTTGTCATTGATTTAAGCCTAATGCATAGTGATAGCGCCCTCCACATAGTTGCGTGGTGCGTTCTCAAATGTCAAGCTCCCTTTCCTCGCGGCGTCATTTATACTATGGGTGTGCATGGGTGAAATCAGATTTGATGTGATCTAGattcaatttaaaatatatacagATCTATTTATTAGATTTGAATTTGATCCTAAATCCGATGAAATCTATACACTTTAGGGTTACGATTATATCAGGTAAAAACCGAGTAAAACCGGACCATTGACATTACATTATTTTGATACCTTATAAACTAGCAtgtgaaaatatccaaatttttaagattttaaccATTATTTGACATAGTAAAATttacttagaaaaatataacaagaaccaattcttttctaaaattaaagcataactaTAATCAacactaatattgtctaataacaccaaatatttaaatcaatacaaataacacaatattatatattaattagtctaaaatcttatgcattttaaacataaaacattaacttatagtcttataataactaataacacaaaatattaagatttatAATACTTAGATTCCGCATAAAAATAGTCATTATCTATCACtaatatacaaaatattaattatgtatGATGACCGAGTCACCGAACTGATTTCGGATGACCCGAACCATGATCAAGACCCAACATGAAATAATAACTGAATCTATTTTTAAGACCCTTATCCAATTCTAGACCCGACAAAATCACACTAAATTAACTCCTAAAATATTCGAAAAACCAAATCTTTGAACCGGACCGAACCATTCACACCACTAATTTCTGCAAGGTCGCCTAATTCATAGCGCGTTTAAAATTTACTATGAGTAATAGTGAAAAGTGAAAATATGGTTAGATATAAATAATGTTATATGATTGTTTTTTGTGTTATTGAAATTTTTGTTGTGGCTCATTTTATAATTAGCTGGAGTAGGCTAATACCTTAATTAATTACTTAGCAAAGTTGTATTTGATATGGTTTCAATTGGTCATTTGGCCCATTTAAAGTTGGTTTGAACTGACGTGTCATATGACTTTTCCTAGTGCCATATAATGCACATATTCCCCGAGCTTTGACCTGTTACTGTTAGCAAGGTTATCCTGTGACTGGTGTGCTCTACTATCCTTCTCCTTCACATACAGGTTTTCCAATCCATGAGAAGCAAATGATTACAAACACGAAGATAAGCATTTACTTCTGATCATGCACCACAGTGCTCTTTCAAGTTACAACGTGTCAATCAATAGCTACTGAAAAAAATGATCGACTTATGTTTAATTAAGCCTTTGTATATTAGTTAGGGCATAGATTATTAGGTGActaaaaaaatgtatattagTACCCGTAACGCAAAATTAGAGTTAATTACAATACAATATAGACAGCGTAAAGTTGCGGCAGCTTCAAAGTGCACTATAGAAAGAGAGCTGAGTGTGTGCCATGTGGTAATCATTTTTTTAATGCATTCCCTTCTCGTACAAGGAATATCTCCCTCATCCAAACCAAGAGCCCTACGGCTTCTTTTGCTGTTGACTCTTCGTTCTTCGTGTTTCTTCCAATCTATGggcttatttatttatttatttgttagtTTCTGTGGGTAAATATTTATACGGAGAGTAAGGAAGGTGGTGTTGTGGGGGGTTTTACTTTTGAGCCGCTATGGCTTCGTCTCTGTTGCTCGCTGTCGTCTTTGTCTTTGATCTCATTGCttttgctcttgctgttgctgcAGAACAGAGGAGGAACAACGTAagactctctctctctctctcctcgtTACTTTAGGGCTTATGACATAATTGAAAAATCTTGGGTTGGAAAGGTCATAAAAATTATGACTATTCTgttgattatttatttatttatttattggcaaaatatgattttattatATTCCCTGTTTGCTTAATTTTCTTTGACTTCTCGTTGAAATTTAACTGACCAAATCCTAATCCTGCAAAGTAGAAGCCTCTAGGTCTTTATGTTTTGGGGAAGGGGGAATAAGATTTAGCTTTTATCTAGTTATATTAGCTTCTAGGAATAACTGTATATACTTGTGTATAGTAAGATTCGCCAATCACTGTTAGATTTCATGTATACAAACTTTCATAGAATCCTCATGTGCTCGTTGTAAAGATTTATCCATTACGTTGAAACATCTAAGACCTAGAGATCCTCATAAAAGACTTAATATGAAGAGATTCATAGGGAGATGCTGCGATATAAGTGTTTCAGCAAGGCAAGAAGGAACCTATAGGGTTAAAAAAATAccaacttttattttatttttaactttttaggAACAAGCTTTTCAATACTTCATGATTCATCACATTGGAAACCATAAAAATTTAGTTAGTTGTACACACATGATGATGCCGTTGAAGCCTCAGAAGCAAAACATGAAACAAATGTTTTGCATTGTTGTAATGGATTCCTTTAATGTATGTATATGCTGGTAATACAGGCCAAGCTAGTTGTTGATGCTAATGGTAGAAAGTACTGCCAATATGATTCTGACATTGCAACTGGCCTTGGCGTGGGTTCGTTCTTCATCCTAGTCGCGAGTCAAGTGATCATAATGATTGTAACTAGATGCCTCTGCTGCGGAAAAGCTATGAGACCAAGTGGTTCCAGATCTTGGGCAATTTGCTTATTCATAACTAGCTGGTACACTTGCTTCCAattgttttccttttcttttcttattgatttCACATATAAAGTTTCAAGACCAACTTTTTAACCAGGACAATGATAATTGAACAGCACAGATCGAACATGATTATGCACAATAATTTCTCTTGGACTTATACTATTGTTCGCCAAGTTTAACTTGGTGCATTTAAGACTTGAACTGACATGGCTATGTGGTTGATTCAGGGTAATGTTTATTATTGCTGCGGCATGCCTGCTGGCCGGTTCTGTGAGGAATGCTTACCACACCAAGTACAGAGATCTCTTGAAACAGAGTGCACCATCGTGCGAGACAATGAGGAAGGGTGTCTTTGGAGCCGGAGCTGCATTCATCGTTCTCACAGGCATAGCCTCTGAGATTTATTATGTTAGTTTTTCCAAAGCTAACAATGGTCCTCCCCCCTATGCCAGGGACACTGGTGTGAGGATGGGAAACTTATAGAGCTTTTTCTTACTTAGTTAGTAGTTGGGAACATGTTTGTGTGGAAAACTGGCTAATATCATTCATGTGAAAATAGCTATTTGTAAATTATGAAGACGGTTGTGATTCTGATGTTTAAACTATACCACATGTCTATTGATTCTGCTGATATGCTGATCTAGGAATGAAAATGTTATGCTCTGTATGATTAAACAGTTAATTTTAAGTTAATAGCCAtattgatatttaattatttatacatGAAGGAACTTTCTACCTTTACCAGGGATCCACATCCCCTTGCGTAATTACATTTGTTGTTGTTGGTAAAAGCGTAGAATTTGAAACACATTTAGTTTTAGAATAAAATCCTATTATAATTAGGGGTAAAAAACCATATTAAGCCAACAGGCTCAAAAAATTACGTAAATATgccaaagcaaaaatcgtttcagcaataagccagatcgtatttttatataattcgaaccaggttggttcgaactcTATTTCTTAGTAAATCGAACCAGGTGAGTTCGAATTAGGGTTTTTTCTTGCTACTAAAtcgaaccagcctggttcgaattaggaatgaaggtaattcgaaccaaggtggttcgaattatggAGAGAGAAGGTttgcatgtaattcgaaccgggctggttcgaattacaccaaACATAGTTCGAACCAGGCCGGTTCGAACTATGTGTGAGACTGACTAAGCTGTGTATCTATGGACGAGGCAGATCCGAATCGGCTAAAGAGATGCGGCCTATGTCGCCAACCCGGACACagtttaataagaaaaaataaacgCAAAACTGTTTCAAGATTCATTGATCATACAAAATGAATGTCCCAgaacagaaataaaaaaaaaaacataggtAAACAGACTATAACATAAAAAGAAAAGTACAAACCACTATCATAGATGATTgaactttaaagaaaaaaatacataacaACATGCATACTAGCAAGATGCGCACTAATGTAGATAATGCTAACACTAACAACATGCATACTAATGGTGTCCTGTCTGAGACGAGCCTCCAACCTGTGGGCAACTACGTCGCGTGTGTCCGGGTTGGCGACATAGGCCGCACCTCTTTGGCCGATTCGGATCCGCCTCGTCCATATTCGTCCGTATCCTAGTCGATCTAGGACGACCCTCTCTGGCACGCCTCATGGCAGGGTCTGGAATCACCGTGGGCCCGTCGTAAGGTGGCCAGAAGCCCTCCGGGATGGGAGGTGTGAATCCCATCCGATACACATTGAAGACCGAGCTAATCTGATAGACGCTGTGAACGTAAGAGGTCCAGGTGACCCGTGAGTATGCACAGCACGCAAGTGCGTGCTGACACGGGAAATGAAGAGCCTGGAAGTACCCGCAGTCACATGTCCGAGAGGCAAGTGATACTCTGTAAGTACCCAAGGAGAAAGAACCAGTCGGAGTTGTCTCTGCTACAGTGAACTCGGAGTTATCCCGGTCATACAGCGTCACCGTGAAGCACCTGGCCGTCTTCATGTTGGCCTCAATACACTTCACCAAATGCTGACTAAATTGTTGTCCTGTTCCCATCTGGGCCTCAGCCTCTCTCCCCTTGCGAACAAACAGTTCCGCAAGCCTACAATATGTTGCCTTCACCAGGGATGCTACAGGGAGATTTCTGACCCCCTTCAGGATAGAGTTCACACACTCGGAGATGTTCGTCGTCATGTGACCGAATCTCCGTCCCTCATCACGATGCTGAGTCCACAACGAGTAATCAATCCGGTTCGCCCATTCACACATCGCCGGATCTTCAGATCGCAGGATATCAAACCAGTAATCAAATTCAACCTCGGTCTTCGCATACGCCGCGTTCACTAGTAGCCTCCTAGCGTCTTTGCCCTTGAAGGTTAGGGCAAAATTAGCCGCTACGTGTCGTATGCAGAATGCACGGTACGCAGATGGAGGTAGCCAACCGCCATCAGGAGCCTCAAGCGCAGCCTTGATGCCGTTGTGCCTGTCCGATATAACCAGCAGACCGGGCTGCGGGGTCACATGCTATCGAAGGTGCGAGAGAAAGAATGTCCAGGATTCCGCATTCTCACCCTCTACTAGTGCGAATGCCACAGGTAGAATGTTGGAGTTCCCATCCTGTGCAATCGCGATGAGCAACGTTCCCCCATACTTCCCATACAAATGTGTGCCGTCTATGCTGATTAGCGGCTTGCAATGACGGAATGCCTCGATGCAGGGCGGGAAAGTCCAGAAAAGTCTGTGGAAGTACGCTTGAGATTCGTCCACTTGTCCTCCAACTCGAACCGGGCTCGTCTTCAGGACCGCAACACTCCCAGGCATTGTCAGCTGGACACCCAAGACCCACCTAGGCAGGTCGTTGTAGGACTCATCCCAGTCACCGTATATGAGGGCAATAGATTTCTGCTTCGCCATCCAAACCCTCCGGTAAGTCGGCCTAAAACCAAAGTGCGCTGCCGTGGCGTTCAGGAGCACCTTGATGCTAACGGATGCATCGGCCCTAACCATTGGCATAATGAACGCGGAAATCACATGATAATCCAAACTCCTGTGGTCACTCGAGATGGATGTGGCCAGGCAAGTGTGAGGTCCATTGTACCGTTTGACCTCCCAAATGCCCTTGCGCTTCCGGAGACTCAGTCGAATCAACCATGTGCACCCATTCCCAAACTCGGAACACTTGCCCACATACCGGCGGTGATCGGACTCCACCACCTTGTACTGTACCCCTCGCCGGATGCTGTAAGTCTTCACACTTAAAAGGGCCTCATCTTTATCCTGGAATTGCTGACCAACCTGGAACTCTGTCAGACCAGTAGTCCCTTCCGCATCTCTAGCTCCGAATCCAACAGCGTGCCCTAAAACCCCCTCATGTCTCATGGCGTCCAAGTCCAACGAGGAAAAATGTGGTGGATACTGCTGTGTGCCAGAGCTAGAACCACCTACATCCAATGCAGGCCCAGTCGCTCCAATATCATCAACGCTATCATCGTCAATCATATCCGGCTCGACGTCATCCTCGTCTTCATCGTCCAAAAAACCGTCTCCTACGCCAACAGGTGCAACTCCCAGTAAAGCGTTCGGCAAATTTTCCCTTTCCACTACCTCGTCCCCTTCGGTGGCATTCAGGTCAACAGCGAAAGATGGGGAGGCGACATGTTGGACCACTGGTTCGTACACAGGGACGGACGAGGAAGCAACGGCAGGCCGGGAACTTGAACCTGCTGCATTCGCTATAGTGTTCGTATTCCTGTTCGAACCGCCGGAGCTGGATACAACATCAACCAGCCGGGCCAACAACTCCGGTGTCCTCACCTCCGGAAACTGCCGCCGACAGAGATACATTACTTGCAAGTCCGCATCATTATTAATCGTGAAGCAATCATACTTCACCGTATTCTGTAGCACCGTGACTGGAATGCGATAGAAAAACTTCTTTACCCGCTTCGCACCCTCCAGACCGAGCTTCATTAGTACAGCGCTAACAAAGTCATCGTAACTCGTCGTAGATGTTATGACAATACATAGAGGATTCTTATCTGTGAACTTTACTCCGGAACGAGTTTTTCTATTAACAGATCATCTGTGGTGCACCAAAACCAcaaaactctcctcactagccatcCTACTCCCTCTAATGAGACTAACTCACGTTTGGAACCATATATATACAGTCAGTCTCACACATAGTTCGAACCGGCCTGGTTCGAACTATGTttggtgtaattcgaaccagcccggttcgaattacatgcaaACCTTCTCTCTccataattcgaaccaccttggttcgaattaccttcattcctaattcgaaccaggctggttcgaTTTAGTAGCAAGAAAAAACCCTAATTCGAACTCACCTGGTTCGATTTACTAAGAAATAgagttcgaaccaacctggttcgaattatataaaaatacgatctggcttattgctgaaacgatttttgctttggcgtatttacgtaaTTTTTTGAGCCTGTTGGCTTAatatggttttttaccctaTAATTAGATTAGTCCTATCAATCCATGTCGTATTGTTGTTTCATTTTCTACCTGTGGAACTATGATTCCTATCACAAATAGTGATGTGCTTTTCCTTGAGATTTATGGAGAGAACATTCAAGTTAATAAAGTGACATGGATTCAGCCTAGTTGCTTCCAGATATCTCCTATTCATAGCTGGTGACTTCAATATATATGCAGTGTTGCAatctgttatttattttatgcttcAATTAATTGTATGTGTTACATTACTCTACTCGAGTTTGTGTGGTTGGAGTGGTTATTGTAGAGTGTATTCTTTATGATACCATACACTTCTTCTGATGcattaaagaaagaaaatctcTGGCTCTCACATTTGTTCCCTTAAACCTTCAAGTGCCATTCACCTTCACAAGTTGCGATCTACCTTTTACTTGTATATATAAGTGTGATCAATATAAGGATATTTTTTAAGCCAATTTCTGAATTTACAAATTTACAAATATCAAGCgactaacttttttttttttttttttacatttgaGCCAATACTAgtctattctttcttttttttttgaaactaaaaatGTTGGTCTCTAgaattttgtcttttttttctccttcaaTTCGTTTCTTGATgataaatagaaaattaaagaagttcATTCCCGTAGGAAGGcttagcttttttttttaattatttaattaaatatttattgaactaataaaataaatagtttaattttgatatactggtagtgtaaaatattttacacagtCGTGTAATCAGCCAATCACAATTATTCTTTTAGATGGCCATTTATGCGGtcaatataaaagataattatttttgctaataAGGCACTATGTTATTAAAATGTACGTATAAAAcggttttttttatttgacagtgtatcaaaattaaaattaaattctaaaataaaaccCACATATCACATGATACATAATATAATTTCTTATAGGGCGAGGTGGTCTAAACCGTTGATCCTGGTCCTGCTCCCCTTATGGGACATCATTCATATATAGCCGCAGCAACTACCATGAGAGGAACAATAATGAGAAATGGCTATGGATAAATAATAGACATCCCCAACCTCTATATCTATAATGCATGCAATTAAAGCTTCGGGACAACCTAGACTGGACACTACTACTACATTGTAAATGatgcctttttttttctttttcagggTTACACTAATGCTTCATCATGTTCTCAATCTCATTGTGGTCCTAACAGCTCCCCCAATTAAATACTCCCTcctatttcttttatttctcgGTATGGTTAACATTAGATCAATAATGTATCTAAATTCATACATTGATGAGAGGAAATTGTACACTCTTACTATGTCGATGTAAGcgcattatttttatttattaggtACTACATAATACTGCCTCAACTTGCAAGGTGCCTCAACATTTGAGGTAGTAGGTACATAACATTTAGGTGTCAAAGTAATTTATATATGTGAAATTGTAAAACCAATGCGTACTACCTCATCACCAAAGATGATACCGATTGTGGCAGTTTGTGAATTGTGAAAGGGGGCATCCTCACATGCATAAAGGAAAGAAAAGCTGCTAGTCTCTTCAGTCTTCACCCCCATTTGCTAGGATTATTCTAAGAGGAGTGTCATTTGCAgcaatttttgtgttttgtaaccatcaattagctattaatagtatttttaatagtgtgagattATATCTAATGATGAGAGATCactcactttttttttatggttaaataCTAGTCACAAAACACAAAAGTTACTTGTTCCTagacttttttttattctaattcaAATAAGTACAGTTATTGaagaaataatttattttaaggCAATCATTAATACTCATTTTTTTGTAATCTTGATGAAATTTAACTTAATTCCTTATATTTTCAAAGAAATATATATGATGTACTTATAAATATAAAcatatacaatagtaaaaacaAGTTAATATATTACTTGAACAAATAGagaaagaataataaatttCATTGAATTTTACATTTAAAACTTGTACTTTGACAATATATGCTAAACTTGTATAAAAGGGGCTACCGTAGGTTATAGGTTTGGTACATAAGGCTAAATGTTTTACATATGGGTGAAACACAAAActatttgattattttagtgttttgaatttttatgatgGTAATATAATTCGTAACTAAtgtattgtaatttttttaattatacaaagatgtaataaaaaaataaaacgttactgatattttataataataatattttttaaggtAATTTTTaaccaattctttttcaaataaaagaTTAGTTACTCTCTAGATATGTTTAAAGCTCATTGATAGAAATTCATTCATCTTACTTAATTGTTTTCTTAAAGTGGTTGCGATGCATTCTATATGTATAGATTGCTTTCGACCAAGGTCTCTAGTGCAAGTATCATGAAcgaataataacaataaaaccTATGATGTGCGGACACTAACATAGGATACGATACGATACGAGATACACCGacacactaattttaaaatcttataaaatacaggatatgtatatatatatatatatatatatatatatataatataaagtattttttagataaatcgtaatgatattttgatattttattgatattaaaatataaattatttttttattatttttaatatcttattttaattatatcaagtatttaaaatattttttattttaatacataataatatatactatatctaaatttatttcaagaatatatgttaagaataagactgACATGATAGTATTTAAGTGTGTCCAAGCATGTTCGAAGAAGAAGTTTTGTACTTTTCATTAAGACATGGTTAGACACAACAGACATGCGTGTCGAACG is a window from the Arachis stenosperma cultivar V10309 chromosome 3, arast.V10309.gnm1.PFL2, whole genome shotgun sequence genome containing:
- the LOC130967376 gene encoding uncharacterized protein LOC130967376, encoding MASSLLLAVVFVFDLIAFALAVAAEQRRNNAKLVVDANGRKYCQYDSDIATGLGVGSFFILVASQVIIMIVTRCLCCGKAMRPSGSRSWAICLFITSWVMFIIAAACLLAGSVRNAYHTKYRDLLKQSAPSCETMRKGVFGAGAAFIVLTGIASEIYYVSFSKANNGPPPYARDTGVRMGNL